From Solibacillus sp. FSL W7-1464:
TAGATTAATTCTCTTGACGTTCTAACTCTTTTTCAGCTGCTTGTACTGTGTTTTCCAGTAACATCGTAATCGTCATCGGACCGACACCGCCTGGAACAGGTGTAATATGTGAAGCGATGCCTTGTACATCGTCAAAGTCGACGTCACCGCATAAACGGTTGTCCTGGTTGCGGTTAATCCCTACATCAATGACAACCGCACCTTCTTTAATATGCTCGCTCGTAATAAAGTTTGCACGACCGACAGCCGCGATTAAAATATCGGCCTGTTTTGTAAAGGATGGTAAATCCGGTGTTTTAGAATGTGTATACGTTACTGTAGCGTCTTTTTGCAACAATAGTTGTCCCATCGGTTTCCCGACGATATGGCTGCGTCCTACGATGACCGCATGCTTTCCGGCAACATCTATTCCCGCATGTTCGAGCATTTTCATAACCCCATAAGGAGTACATGGCAAGTATGTATCCTGTCCAAGCATCATTTTCCCTACACTGATCGGTGAGAACCCATCCACATCTTTCTCCGGAGAGATTGTTTGGATTACTTTATCCTCGTTGATATGTTTCGGTAATGGAAGCTGAACGAGAATACCGTGAATTGAAGCACGTTCGTTTAATTCACGAATTTTTTCAAGTAAAGCCTGTTCTGAAATATCTTCAGGTAGTTTGACAAGTTCCGAATACACCCCGATTTGCTCACAAGACTTTTGCTTGTTTGCTACATATGTTTTGGATGCGGGATTGTCCCCTACTAAAATGACCGCTAAACCGGGTGTGATCCCTTTTTCTTTTAGCGCTTGTACACGAGTAGCGACCCCTGTTCGAATTTCTTGACCGATTTCTTTACCATTAATAATTACGCTTGACATGTTATTGCTCCTTCCAGTGATTACGACAATCGGAAAGGCTGCCTGACGCTTGCTATGACAACCTACCAGTTAAATCTTGATATATTAAATCTTTATAGAATTGAATACATTTGTTGATTTATTGCTCAGTAAATTTCGAAAGTACACCATTGACGAACTTGCTTGATTTGTCGTCACCGAATGTTTTGGAAAGCTCGATTGCTTCGTTCATAATAACTTTGTTTG
This genomic window contains:
- the folD gene encoding bifunctional methylenetetrahydrofolate dehydrogenase/methenyltetrahydrofolate cyclohydrolase FolD; the protein is MSSVIINGKEIGQEIRTGVATRVQALKEKGITPGLAVILVGDNPASKTYVANKQKSCEQIGVYSELVKLPEDISEQALLEKIRELNERASIHGILVQLPLPKHINEDKVIQTISPEKDVDGFSPISVGKMMLGQDTYLPCTPYGVMKMLEHAGIDVAGKHAVIVGRSHIVGKPMGQLLLQKDATVTYTHSKTPDLPSFTKQADILIAAVGRANFITSEHIKEGAVVIDVGINRNQDNRLCGDVDFDDVQGIASHITPVPGGVGPMTITMLLENTVQAAEKELERQEN